One window of Vitis riparia cultivar Riparia Gloire de Montpellier isolate 1030 chromosome 5, EGFV_Vit.rip_1.0, whole genome shotgun sequence genomic DNA carries:
- the LOC117914420 gene encoding uncharacterized protein LOC117914420 has translation MEGVRGGGEDDVGEGMQCSDHPYRNNPGGICAFCLQEKLGKLVSSSFPNAIFPSSSSSSPSFRSEIGGGGVGVGVGVGGGGGGGGGGASSTSLSVRPTSSSSSYSASKDCHYHGNYSRRARIPFLLAQKKKKKKEVMGSDAVGIVLKRSKSTTTPRRGHFLVESEDANDYSPQKRGFWSFLYLPKSTATRKMDKAVGSAVTPRESKLAAAITQTQASLSHKPKDKGLGSSSLAKKEEFVDESESPNSHATASSSSFGRKVSRSRSVGCGSRSFSGDFFERISTGFGDCTLRRVESQREGKPKSSGAHRGGAPGGPDHQCIKERVKCGGIFGGFIMTSSSSSSSSSSYWMSSTVEDNVNGKSTAAAALGPLSHGRSKSWGWAFASPMRALSKPSSSKVEYKDAGKRDIAPNKPNLAAIPSLLAVRG, from the coding sequence ATGGAGGGTGTGAGGGGAGGGGGGGAGGATGATGTGGGGGAGGGAATGCAGTGCAGTGACCATCCGTACAGGAACAACCCAGGTGGGATCTGTGCTTTTTGCCTGCAGGAGAAGCTAGGGAAGCTGGTTTCTTCCTCTTTTCCTAATGCTATTTtcccttcttcctcttcttcgtCGCCTTCTTTTAGATCTGAGATTGGTGGTGGtggggttggggttggggttggggttggaggtggaggtggaggtggtggtggtggtgcatCGTCTACTTCACTCTCTGTGCGGCCTACGTCTTCGTCATCATCTTATAGCGCCTCTAAAGATTGTCATTATCATGGAAATTATTCGAGGCGGGCCCGGATCCCTTTTCTGTTAgctcaaaagaagaagaaaaagaaggaggTGATGGGTTCGGATGCTGTTGGGATCGTTCTCAAGAGGAGCAAGTCCACTACAACTCCTAGGCGTGGCCACTTTTTGGTTGAGTCTGAGGATGCCAACGACTACAGCCCGCAAAAGAGAGGGTTTTGGTCTTTTCTTTACCTCCCCAAATCAACTGCCACTCGGAAAATGGACAAGGCTGTTGGGAGTGCTGTCACTCCAAGGGAGTCCAAGCTCGCAGCGGCAATAACACAAACACAGGCCTCGCTCTCCCACAAACCCAAAGATAAGGGTCTGGGATCATCGTCTTTGGCGAAGAAGGAAGAGTTTGTGGACGAATCTGAGAGTCCCAACAGCCATGCAACCGCGTCATCGTCATCGTTCGGACGCAAGGTCTCGAGATCCAGATCTGTGGGGTGTGGAAGCAGGAGCTTCTCGGGTGACTTCTTTGAGAGAATCTCTACTGGGTTCGGCGACTGCACTCTCAGAAGAGTCGAGTCCCAGAGGGAAGGCAAGCCGAAGTCCTCCGGCGCCCACCGTGGCGGCGCTCCAGGTGGCCCTGACCACCAATGCATCAAGGAGAGGGTAAAATGCGGTGGCATCTTTGGTGGGTTCATCATGACTTCATCCTCCTCTTCCTCATCCTCATCGTCATACTGGATGTCATCCACGGTTGAAGACAACGTGAACGGCAAATCCACCGCAGCGGCGGCGCTGGGACCTCTGTCTCACGGCCGAAGCAAAAGCTGGGGCTGGGCATTCGCCAGTCCCATGAGAGCCCTGAGCAAGCCATCATCGTCCAAAGTTGAATACAAAGATGCAGGGAAGAGAGACATTGCACCCAATAAACCCAACTTGGCTGCTATTCCTTCTTTGCTGGCTGTGAGAGGCTAA
- the LOC117913848 gene encoding bidirectional sugar transporter SWEET17, with protein MESLSFFVGVIGNIISVLVFLAPIGTFWRIVKHRSTQDFESLPYVCTLLNSSLWTYYGIIKPGEILVATVNGFGVVVEAAYVTLFLIYAPAKMRAKTVALVSLLDVGFLAAAILVTRLALQGDTRIDALGFICSGLNIVMYGSPLAAMKTVVTTKSVEFMPFFLSFFLFLNGGIWTIYAVLVRDYFLAVPNGTGLVLGTAQLVLYALYRNSKPSNKFSIEDGSQEEHLIASSS; from the exons ATGGAAAGCTTGAGTTTCTTCGTTGGAGTAATAG GTAACATCATCTCAGTGCTGGTGTTTCTAGCTCCCAT TGGAACGTTTTGGCGAATAGTAAAGCACCGATCGACCCAGGACTTTGAGAGCCTTCCCTACGTTTGCACTTTGTTGAACTCATCCTTGTGGACTTACTATGGAATTATCAAGCCCGGGGAAATACTTGTAGCCACTGTTAATGGTTTTGGTGTGGTTGTTGAAGCTGCCTATGTTACCTTATTCCTCATATACGCACCGGCAAAAATGAGG GCCAAAACCGTCGCTCTGGTCAGCCTCTTGGATGTGGGGTTTCTAGCTGCAGCAATTCTAGTGACTCGCTTGGCATTGCAAGGAGATACGCGGATTGATGCACTAGGGTTCATATGTTCCGGCCTCAACATTGTAATGTACGGCTCGCCTCTAGCTGCCATG AAAACAGTGGTGACAACCAAGAGCGTGGAGTTCATGCCattctttctctcatttttccttttcttgaatGGAGGGATTTGGACCATCTACGCTGTGCTTGTCCGGGATTACTTCCTCGCT GTACCGAACGGGACGGGGCTTGTGCTTGGAACTGCCCAGTTAGTGCTGTATGCACTTTACAGAAACTCAAAACCATCCAACAAATTTTCCATAGAAGATGGGTCGCAAGAAGAGCACCTCATCGCATCTTCCAGCTGA